TATTCGACATTGTTGGAACAAATCAAGCTGGAGAACCCATTTTGGTTGAAGTTCAACAAAATGCTAGCCAACTTTTTATCGATCGACTTTTCTATTATGTATCCCGCGCTATCTCTACGCTGGTTCCCGAAGGTAGCCGATACAGGCTACCTCATGTGTATGTATTGTCTATTCTGACAGAAGACTTATTCAATAACGAACCGGATACTTATTTTCACCATGTTAACCTTTCGAAAAATGGTCGCCCATTCTATGACAAGTTTGACGGATTCCTTGTCGAGGTGGACAAGTTCTGCAAGATAGACGCTCGATTGCCCCTGCCGAATCGCGAACAGAGCGAACGAGCCGACATGCTCCGCTTTTTCAACGAACTTATGGAAGAAAAGCCCTTTTCACCGCAGTATTTGCAAAATGACCTATACGCAAAGTTCATAAAAGATGTATCTTTAGAGAAGATTGAAGACGAACTGCTTCTTAGGGAGGTAGACGAGATGACTGACATTAAATACGAAAAGGAAAGCTCTTTTTTGGACGGAATGGACGCCAAGGCTCGTGAAATGGCAAGAAAAATGCTTGCCGAAGGTGATTCCGTTGAAAAGGTTGCTAGGATTTCGCAACTTTCTGAGGCAGAGGTTGCCGCACTGAAATAGCGTAAAAGAAGGTGTTTTTTCCCAAAAACCGGTTCAAAGAGACCGGTTTTTCTTTTCTTGATGAAAATATTGTCACTAGAATGACAGTATTTTTATTTATTTTTGTGTTCAAAGAAAAGGAACGTTATCTAGGAACACTTATGGAACTTTCTCAGCAGCCGCAATTTATATCAAACGCGCCAGGAAATACAATGCAAGCATTTCTTGAAAACGAACTTTCAAAATGCGACAGATTTATCATCAGCGTTGCATTTATATCCAAAAGCGGTTTAGCATCATTAAAGCAAACATTGCTAGAACTTGAAAATCGAGGAATTCCAGGTAAAATTCTTACAACGGACTATCTTACATTTACAGAACCCGCTGCACTCAAGTCTCTTTGCAAATACAAAAATGTTGAAGTCAAACTATTCCGTTGTGACAATAATATAAAAGGATTTCACACAAAAGGGTATTTATTTTTTAAAGAAAAAATTGTAAGCATAACCATTGGTAGTTCCAATCTTACAGGTAATGCACTTGCAATTAATAAAGAATGGAACACATGTTATTCTGTCAAAGATGACGCTTCGCTATTTAAAGATGTTATCGAAGATTTTGATTCTCTTTGGAACAGCACTAATGCATTTAACGTTACAAACGAAATTTTAGATGAATACACACAAGTCTATCTCGAAAAAAAACGAATAGACCGAGAAATACAACGTCAAAAGATTGAATTAAAAAAGAACTCAGTTTTACAAAAGTCGAAAATTGTAAAGTTCGAACAAATTTTACTCGAACCCAATTCCATGCAATTAGAATTTGTTCAGAAGTTAAACGAAATACGATCAATGGGAGAGCATCGCGCTTTATTGATTTCTGCAACAGGAACTGGAAAAACTTACGCATCAGCATTCGCCTTAAGAGAAATAAATCCAAAACGAGCTCTATTCCTAGCCCATCGCGAACAAATTTTNNNNNNNNNNNNNNNNNNNNNNNNNNNNNNNNNNNNNNNNNNNNNNNNNNNNNNNNNNNNNNNNNNNNNNNNNNNNNNNNNNNNNNNNNNNNNNNNNNNNNNNNNNNNNNNNNNNNNNNNNNNNNNNNNNNNNNNNNNTGCGATTTCGTATTTGCAACAATGCAAACAATGGCAACACACTACGAAGAATTTGCTAATAACGAATTTCAAGTCATTGTGATTGACGAAGCTCATCGTGTTGGAGGCAAAAGCTATCAAAACATGATGGCCTATTTTAATCCAGACTTGTGGCTTGGCATGACTGCCTCGCCTGATCGTAGTGACAAATTTGATGTCTACTCCGCTTTCGGACACAATATCGCACATGAAATTCGATTACAAGAAGCAATGCGTTTAAATCTTCTTTGTCCGTTCCACTATTATGGAATTACGGATTTTGAAGTTGATGGTTCAGAAAAGAAACTACGCGATTTCAATTATTTAACATGCGACAAACGAGTCGATTACGTCATTCAAAAAGCAGAATATTTTGACCATAGTGGTAATCGAGTAAAAGGTTTAGCCTTTTGCAGCACAATAGAAGAAGCGAAAGAACTTTCTAGAAAATTCAACGATCGTGGATACAAAACTATAGCACTTTCTGGCGCAGACTCCCAAGATGCTCGTGAAAAAGCAGTCGAGCAATTGGAGCAAGATAATCGTGATGACGGCCTTGATTACATCTTTACCGTTGATATTTTTAATGAAGGCATAGACATCCCGCAAGTAAATCAAATTTTAATGCTTCGCCCAACAGAATCGCCCATTATCTTTATACAACAATTAGGTCGCGGGCTTCGAAAAGCAGAGAACAAAGAATTCGTAATGATTCTTGATTTTATCGGCAATTACACCAACAATTACATGATTCCAATAGCCTTGTCTGGAGATAGAACTTACAACAAGGACAACATTCGTCGTTACGTTCGCCAAGGGGTAAAAGTACTTGAAGGAGCATCGACAATCCACTTTGATGAAATTGCTCGTAAGCGAATTTACGAATCCATCGATTCTGCCAATTTTAACGAATTTAAACTAATCAAAGAATGCTATAAAAACCTCAAATACAAGTTGGGCCGAATTCCAAAGTTAATGGACTACGAGGAATACGGAGAAATCGATGCTATGCGTATTTTTGAAAACGCATCATTAGGATCATATCACGCATTTTTGAAGAAAGTCGAAAAGGAAGAATACAAGGTAGAATTAAATTCCCTTGAAGAATCGTATTTAAAATACATTTCAACAAAATTCGCCAATGGCAAACGTATTCATGAATTGCTATTACTTAAGTCCATTTTAGACGATTCCAAATCAAATGATTTGTGGAACGATCTTGAAAAAACATTAACTCAAAAAGGGATTTTCTTTAATTCTAATACAAAACAAAATGTTTTTAATTTACTAAGAGGTTCCTTCGCGACTGGCGCGGCCAAAGATTCCTATTCTGACGTAATCATCGTAGAAGAAAAAAACAATGCAATCATTGCATCACCTACTTTTATAAACCTATTGAAGAACACAGAATTTCGTAAGCAAATCACCGAGGTTGTTGATTTTGGTCTTTTCCGCAATGAAAGATACTTTGGAACTAGATACAAAGACACTTCGTTCAATCTTTATGCAAAGTACACTTATGATGACGTTTGTCGTTTATTAGATTGGGAAAAAGGCGAAGTTCCATTAAATATCGGTGGCTATAAATACGATCAAAAGACAAAAACGTTCCCAATATTTGTGAACTATGACAAAAATGAAAACGTCAAAGTCACACAACGCTATGAAGATTCTTTTGAAGATGAACAAACTATGTTCTGGGTTTCTAAATCAGGCAGAACCAAAGCCTCCAGCGATGTACAAAATGCATTAAATGCAGATCAACTTGGCATTAAGCTCGATTTATTTGTTAGAAAAAATAAAGACGACAAAACTTCAAAAGAATTTTATTATCTCGGCAGGCTACATGCAACGGGAGATGCTCAGGAATTTACAATGCCAGACACAGACAAATCTGCTGTAAAAATAAAATACATCTTGGAAACACCTGTTCGTCAGGACATTTACGATTATTTAGTAGGATAACATGAAACGTATCGAAGTCGTAGCAGGCATTATTAAGGATGGTGATAAAATATTCGCAACCCAGCGCGGGTATGGTGAATTCAAGGACGGCTGGGAATTTCCGGGTGGCAAAATGGAACCTGGCGAGACACCGCAAGAAGCTCTTGCCCGTGAATTGAAGGAAGAGCTTGCGGTTGATGTAAAAGTAGGCGAATTCCTCTGTACCGTGGATTACGATTATCCGACTTTTCATTTGACCATGCACTGTTTTTATTGCTCGGTAATTGGTGGAGAATTGACTCTGCTGGAACACGAAGCGGCCAAATGGTTGAACATGTCGGAACTGCGTTTAGTCAACTGGCTGCCCGCCGATGTAGAAGTCGTCGCAGCATTGGAAAGGAATCTATAAAGCGTTCCGCGCGCAATGTGCAAATTCTTGGCGATGTCGCTCTTGGGCATGCCCTGTGAAAGCATTTCACGGATCCATTCGTGATTCTTTTCGCAATTCGAATTAAGGACTAGACTACCTTTGGGGCGCCCGAGAATAGCGCCTTCCGCCTTTTTGCGAGCCAAAGCTTCTTTAGTTCGTTGACTGATAAGATTCCGCTCGATTTCTGCGGACAAGCCAAAAGCAAACGCGAGAACTTTGCTTTGAATGTCATCGCCGAGACGGTAATTGTCTTTGATTGTCCATACGCGGCATTCCTTGTTCATGCAGATGTTCAAAATTTCCATAATCATGAACAGGCTACGTCCGAGGCGCGAAAGCTCTGCACAAATGATTAAATCGCCTTTCCGAACTTTTTTCAGGAGGCGCCCGAGTCTGCGTTTTGTATAGCTTTTTGTTCCGCTGATAGTTTCTTCAAGCCAACCGTCAACTTGCAAATTTTGTTGCTGTGCAAATCGCTTTATTTCAAAGCGTTGATTTTCGACAGTCTGTCTGTCGGTGCTTACGCGTATATAGCCGTAAACCATTTTGTATGTTGTATTCCATTTCGATTCTCATATAGCAAACCAGCCTGTTGTGGCCATATATTAATGATCTAATAATTGCTTGAGTTTTTTTATTTAATTGGATTCTTCTATCAAAACGACAATATCTCCTTCGTTATATTTATTACGATATGCCTCGTAGTAACATGATTCCAACGCTGTTTTCGGGGTGAAATATTCCTTGGACAGGACCATTCCGCTATCGATGCATTCCATATCGAGTTCCCCGTCTATGTCTATGTTTTCCGGCTTGAAAGTAGACCAAAGACAATAATCGACAAATCCTTTTTGGATGTCTTCTTGCTGCAAATTGTCCCCCGTGCCCGCCTGAATTTTCAGGAAGACTTGTTTGCTTTTGATCCATGAAAGTGATGCATTAAACATGTTATTTTTTCCCTGTAGAAGAATTTAGATTCTTTATGCTTGAGATACAATGGCTCCGAGTTATGGGACGAATTTCGAAGAAGTTGAGTTTTGGGGGCTTGGAACCTCTTGACAGCGGTCTTTTGGTAACTTATATTGTTGGTGTGCAAGTGTGCAGACACGCTTCTGCGCATTTTGCCTGAGATTTCGAAAATCCCCGTGACAGTCGGCATAGGCCTTATGGCCCGTACGTGCATCCGCGATGGGGCGCATCCACCTTCTTGTGGGTGTTGTTGGATAGCTAGTTGAAATGTGTCACCACTGGTGACCAAATTAATCTGCTTGATATCTGAATACAAATTCCAACACTTTATCTGTTGTTTTTTGTTCGTATTTTTTGTAGTTTATCCCTACCAATTATTTTAAGGAGTACACATTATGAGAAAACTGATTCTTCCTATTGCTGCCTTTGCTATGGCTTCGTTTGTCGCCTGTGGTGACGATAGTTCGCCAAACGCTCCGGCGGCCGGCCCAAAACAAGATACGCTCCCGGCGAGTGTTGATAAGTTCTTTGATCTGGACAACAATTACACATGTTCCCAGACTGTGAACAAGTGCGCAACGGTCGTTGTTACGGGTTATTCTGAATTGGCTCAATGCAATGGCGCTCAGTGGGATATGCAGACTTTGGGCAATCCTGTGGCGGGTTGCGAAAATGCAGCTCCGGCCACGAATCCTC
This sequence is a window from Fibrobacter sp. UBA4297. Protein-coding genes within it:
- a CDS encoding DEAD/DEAH box helicase family protein encodes the protein MELSQQPQFISNAPGNTMQAFLENELSKCDRFIISVAFISKSGLASLKQTLLELENRGIPGKILTTDYLTFTEPAALKSLCKYKNVEVKLFRCDNNIKGFHTKGYLFFKEKIVSITIGSSNLTGNALAINKEWNTCYSVKDDASLFKDVIEDFDSLWNSTNAFNVTNEILDEYTQVYLEKKRIDREIQRQKIELKKNSVLQKSKIVKFEQILLEPNSMQLEFVQKLNEIRSMGEHRALLISATGTGKTYASAFALREINPKRALFLAHREQI
- a CDS encoding DUF3427 domain-containing protein encodes the protein CDFVFATMQTMATHYEEFANNEFQVIVIDEAHRVGGKSYQNMMAYFNPDLWLGMTASPDRSDKFDVYSAFGHNIAHEIRLQEAMRLNLLCPFHYYGITDFEVDGSEKKLRDFNYLTCDKRVDYVIQKAEYFDHSGNRVKGLAFCSTIEEAKELSRKFNDRGYKTIALSGADSQDAREKAVEQLEQDNRDDGLDYIFTVDIFNEGIDIPQVNQILMLRPTESPIIFIQQLGRGLRKAENKEFVMILDFIGNYTNNYMIPIALSGDRTYNKDNIRRYVRQGVKVLEGASTIHFDEIARKRIYESIDSANFNEFKLIKECYKNLKYKLGRIPKLMDYEEYGEIDAMRIFENASLGSYHAFLKKVEKEEYKVELNSLEESYLKYISTKFANGKRIHELLLLKSILDDSKSNDLWNDLEKTLTQKGIFFNSNTKQNVFNLLRGSFATGAAKDSYSDVIIVEEKNNAIIASPTFINLLKNTEFRKQITEVVDFGLFRNERYFGTRYKDTSFNLYAKYTYDDVCRLLDWEKGEVPLNIGGYKYDQKTKTFPIFVNYDKNENVKVTQRYEDSFEDEQTMFWVSKSGRTKASSDVQNALNADQLGIKLDLFVRKNKDDKTSKEFYYLGRLHATGDAQEFTMPDTDKSAVKIKYILETPVRQDIYDYLVG
- a CDS encoding master DNA invertase Mpi family serine-type recombinase — protein: MVYGYIRVSTDRQTVENQRFEIKRFAQQQNLQVDGWLEETISGTKSYTKRRLGRLLKKVRKGDLIICAELSRLGRSLFMIMEILNICMNKECRVWTIKDNYRLGDDIQSKVLAFAFGLSAEIERNLISQRTKEALARKKAEGAILGRPKGSLVLNSNCEKNHEWIREMLSQGMPKSDIAKNLHIARGTLYRFLSNAATTSTSAGSQLTKRSSDMFNHLAASCSSRVNSPPITEQ
- a CDS encoding PD-(D/E)XK nuclease family transposase translates to MNKTQYRLMAQDVKENRANLAKYRKIFKYAYPFGDKVFKRLMINQVKPERFIAFLNAMMGLEGDRRIKDFSFRIQEMPALPSQKKPIFDIVGTNQAGEPILVEVQQNASQLFIDRLFYYVSRAISTLVPEGSRYRLPHVYVLSILTEDLFNNEPDTYFHHVNLSKNGRPFYDKFDGFLVEVDKFCKIDARLPLPNREQSERADMLRFFNELMEEKPFSPQYLQNDLYAKFIKDVSLEKIEDELLLREVDEMTDIKYEKESSFLDGMDAKAREMARKMLAEGDSVEKVARISQLSEAEVAALK